From the genome of Desulfovibrio sp. JY:
CCGTCCTCGACAGCGCCCCCATCCCCATCGTCAAGGTGCGCGTCGCGGCAGGCGGCGACCGGATTCTCGAATACCAGAACCCCGCCGCCGCCCGCCTGTTCGGGAAGGACGCGCTGGGGAAATCCTGCAAGGGCTTTTTGTGCAACAAGGAGACCTGCCCGGCCCTGAGTGCCGATTCGGGCGTGGTGCGCGACCGGGAATGCGCCATCGCCACCCTGCGCGGCGAACGCATCATGTACAAGACCGCCCACAAGCTCCCCGACGACTCCTGCATCATCGAGGCCATGGTGGACGTCACCGAGCTTATGCGCACGCGCCAGAACCTGACCCGGGCCATGGAGGCGGCCGAGGCCGCCAACAAGGCCAAATCGGAATTCCTGGCCACCATGAGCCACGAAATCCGCACGCCCATAAACGGCATCATGGGCATGACCGAGCTGGCCCTCCAGACCGACCTGACCGGGGAACAGCGCGAATACCTCGATCTGGCCCGCCAGTCGGCCCTGTCGCTGCTCGACATCGTCAACGACATCCTGGACTTCTCGCGTATCGAGGCCGGCCGGATGGAGCTTGCCGCGACGCCCTTTTCCCCGCGTCGGATACTCGGCCGCTGCCTGCGGCTGTTCGACAGCCTGGCCGCGCGCCACGGCAACACCTTAAGCCTCTCCGTGCACCCGGACGTGCCCGAAACCGTCATCGGCGACGCCGGACGGCTGGGGCAAGTCGTGGCCAATCTGGTTTCCAACGGGCTCAAATTCACCAAGAACGGCGACGTGCGCCTGTGCGTGGAGCCCGGCGAGACGACCGACGCCCCCTCCGCCGAGGACCATATCCCCCTGCGTTTCTCCGTTTCCGACACCGGCATCGGCATCCCCGCCGCCAAGCAGGAACGCATCTTCGAACCGTTCACCCAGCTCGACGGGAGCCTCACGCGCGACGTCGGCGGCACGGGGCTGGGGCTTTCCATCTGCAACAGCCTGGTCGCGCTCATGGGCGGACGTCTTTGGCTCACCTCCCGGCCGGGAAAAGGCAGCACGTTTTATTTCACCGCCTTGTGCGGCAAAAAGGTCGGAGCGTCCCGTCCCAGACCCGTGGCGCCCGCCGCCCGCCCGCCTTTGCCGCCCCTGTCCATCCTGCTGGTCGAGGACAACTGCATCAACCAGCTCGTGGCCAAACGGCTGCTGGAGCGACGGGGACATGGCGTCACGGCCGTGGATTCGGGGCGGGCCGCCCTGGTCCTGCTTGCGGAGACGGACTTCGACTGCGTGCTCATGGATGTGGAGATGCCGGGACTAAACGGCCTGGAGACGCTGACCAGGCTGCGCGACCCGTCCCTTTACGGGGAGCGGGCCGACACGCCCGTGGTGGCGCTCACCGCCCACGCCGTCAAAGGCTACCGGGAACAAATACTCAAAGCGGGCTTCGACGACTACGTGTCCAAGCCCATCGACATGCGCCAACTCGAGGCGGCCCTGCGCCGGGCCCTGGCCAAGCCCCGCCGCCCGGGCGACGGGCCGGCCGCTTAACAAGGCGGACCAAACAGGGTAGGCTTCACCAATTCGGCCAAACCGGAGGTGCGCCATGCGCGTGCTCATCGTGGAAGACGATCTGGAAGCCGCCGCGTACATGATCAAGGGGCTCAAGGAATCGGGCTACGTCGCCGACCATGTGGCCGATGGCCGCGAGGCGCTGTACCGCGTGGCGGGGGAAACCTACGACGCGCTGGTGGTGGACCGGATGCTGCCCGGCGTCGACGGGCTCACCATCGTGCGCACCATGCGCACGGCCGGCAACCATACCCCCGTGCTGATCCTGTCGGCGCTCGGCGACGTGGACGACCGGGTCAAGGGCTTAAAAGCCGGCGGCGACGACTATCTGGTCAAGCCCTACGCCTTTGCCGAGCTGCTCGCCCGGCTGGAGGCCCTGCTGCGCCGGGGCCGCTCCGAAGCCCCGGACACCACACTCAAAATCGCGGATCTGGAGATGGATCTGGTGGCCCGCACGGTCCGGCGCGCCGGCAAGCCCATCGAACTCAAGCCCAAGGAATTCGCCCTGCTCGAATACCTCATGCGCCACGCCGGACACGTGGTCACCCGCACCATGCTGCTCGAAAACGTCTGGGACTATTCCTTCGATCCCCAGACCAACGTCATCGACGTCCACATCAGCCGCCTGCGCCAGAAGATCGACAAGGGCCACGACAAGCCCCTGCTCTCCACCATCCGCGGCGCCGGATACAGCCTGCGTGATCCCAACTAAACTGCTGCGTTCCTCGACGCTGCGCCTGTCCATCATCCATATGGCCGCCTTCGGCCTGTCGGTGCTGGTGCTGCTGGGGTTCATCTACACCTCCACCGCCGGCTTCATGGAGCGGCAGACCGACGAGACGATAAACGCCGAGATCCAGGGCCTGGCCGAACAATACAGCCAGCTCGGCCTCACCGGGCTTATCCGCGTCATCAAATCCCGCGTGGCCAAGGACAAGGCCGGGTCGAGCGTCTACCTGCTCACCGACTGGAAGTTCAACCCCCTGGCCGGCAATCTGGCCGACTGGCCCAAGTTCAAGGACACCGGTTCGGGCTGGTTCGACGCCACGCTGGAGGACACCGAAAATTTCGAGCCGCGCCGGGTGCGCATGCGCTACTTCCTTTTGCCCGGCAACTTCCACCTCATCGTCGGCCGCGACGTGTCGGAACGCATCAAGGTGGAACGGCTCATCATGGACGCGCTCATCTGGGGCCTCGGCATCACCGTTGTGCTCGGCGGGCTGGGCGGCCTTTTAACCAGCCGCTGGACCCTCAAGCGCATCGACGTCATCAACAAGGCCAGCCGGGAAATCATGCGCGGCGAGCTGAACCGGCGCATCCCCACCCGGGGGGCCGGCGACGAGTTCGACCGTCTGGCCGAAAACTTAAACGCCATGCTCGACCAGATCTCCAAGCTCATGGACGGCGTCAAGCAGGTGTCCAACAACATCGCCCACGACCTGCGCGGGCCCTTAAACCGCATCCGCTCGGGCCTGGAAATGTCCCTGACCCGGCCGGTCGACGACCCCGAGCACTATCGCACCGTGCTGCGCCAGACCATCAGCGAAATCGACAACCTGCTGATGACCTTCAACGCCCTTTTGACCATCGCCCAGGCCGAATCCGGCACCCGCCGCCAGGACTTCACCACCGTGGACCTGACCAGCCTCGCCGCCGACGTGGCCGAGCTCTACGAGCCCCTGGCCGAGGAAAAAGGCCTGGCCTTTTCCGTGGCCCTCGCCCCGGACGTGTCCGTCCCCGGCAACCGCCACCTGCTCTCCCAGACCCTGGCCAACCTGCTCGACAACGCCGTCAAGTACACCCCCGACGGCGGGGCCATCACCGTGACCCTCACCGCCACCCCGAACGGCCCGGAACTGACCGTGGCCGACACCGGCCCCGGCATCCCGGCCGAATACCGGGACCTCGTCCTCGAACGCTTCGCCCGGCTGGAATCCAGCCGCAACACCCCGGGCAGCGGCCTGGGCCTGTCCCTCGTCGCCGCCGCCGCCGGCCTGCATCAGGCCGCGCTCCGCCTGGAAGACAACCACCCCGGGCTGCGGGTCACCCTGGCCTTTCCCCGTCCCCGCGCCTGACCTCGGCCGAAAATGAATTTTAGTTCATAAAGCGGCCATTTCACCTCCATGCTGGCAGCCTATCCAGGCAGCGTCGGATACGGCGTAGTGGCTAGGCTCACACAAACGTGCCCGAACCATACCCTCTTTGTTACATCCGCCGTCCGTACGGCCCCTCCCGTCCGGATGGCCCAAGGTCGCCCTCCCCCTCCTTGAACGAAGCCCCCGCCCCCACACGGCGGGGGCTTTCGTTTCTCCGGCATCCCCGTTTCCTAAACAACGTTCATGTTCCGGTCATGCCGGGTCCACCCTTCCGCCCTATCTTCCATCCCGACGGCAACGCGGCTACCCCCCTCCGGCCGCGCCGTCACCGCCCTTTGCCAACAAACCAGGGCCCGGTCCCCGCTCCCTTCACCCCACCCGGGACCGCAAGCCGAAACCTCCTCTCCTCGAACGCGAAGCCCCCGCTCCCCCGGCGGGGGCTTCCTCTTTCCTAACCAAAGTTCATGCGCCGGCCATGCCCCTTTCATGATCCCTGTTTATATACATCATGACGGCAACCCCGGCTTCCCCTCAAGCCGGCCCGTCAACGGCTAAGCGGTGCGCACCACGCCGCGACGGCCACAAGACCACTCTCTCTCCTCCCTCCTTGAGCAGGCCCCCGCTTCCCCGGCGGGGGTCTGTGTTTTTGCGACGTAGCTTGGGTTGGCAGGGGAGAGAGAGAATAAGCCGAGAGGGGGGACCGGGGGGCATCAAGCCCCCCGGCGGAGTGCAGAGGCGGAGCCTCTGCCGGGGTCCGGGGCAGCGCCCCGGGGCAGCCGGCACCCCGGCAACCCGCGCCCCGGCAACCCGGCTACTCGGTGATCTGGTCGCCGGTGAGGCCGAAGCGGCGGGAGCGGTGCTGGTAGTCGCTTATGGCGGCGTCGAGATGGTCGGGGGTGAAGTCCGGCCACAGGGTATCGGGGAAGGCGAACTCGCTGTAGGTGGACTGCCACAGCAGATATCCGGACAGGCGCTTCTCGCCGCTGGTACGGATGATGAGGTCCGGGTCGGGCTGGCCGGCAGTGTAGAGCTCGGCCGAGAGGCGCTCTTCGGTAAGGTCTCCGGGGGCGAGGCCCTGGCGCATAAGGCTGCGGCAGGCGCGCAGGATCTCATCGCGGCCGGAGTAGTTGAGCGCCAAGTTGAGGGTCATCTCGGTGCAGTGGGCGGTCTTGGCGATGACGTGGCCAAGGACTTTGCGCGTGGCCAGGGGCAGCGCGTCCATTTCGCCGAGCACCTTGAAGCGAATGGACTGTTTGACCAGGGTATCGAGTTCGCGGGTGAGAAAACGCACGAGAAGATCGAACAGAAACTTGACCTCGTCGGCCGGCCGCCCCCAGTTTTCCTTGGAAAACGTGTAGAGGGTGAGGTGGCCGATACCCAGTTCGCGGCAGCGCGTGACAATCCCGCGCGCGGCTTCGGTGCCGGCCCGGTGGCCTTCGCTGCGGGGCAGTCCGCGCATGGTGGCCCAGCGTCCGTTGCCATCCATGATGATGGCAACGTGCCGGGGAAGGGACATGGAATCGGGCACTATATCTCCATGATTTCCTTTTCTTTCTTGGCAAGCGCATCATCGGCCTTGGCGATGTAGGCATCGGTGAGCTTCTGGATGTCCTCCTGGCCCTTGCGCTGGTCGTCTTCGCTGATCGCCTTGTCGTTTTTCTTTTTCTTGAGGACGTCGTTGGCGTCGCGGCGGATGTTGCGAATGGCGACCTTGGCCTCTTCGGAATATTTCTTGGCCACCTTGGCCAATTCCTTGCGGCGGTCCTCGGTCAGGGGCGGGATGACGATACGGATGATCTTGCCGTCGTTGACCGGCGTCAGGCCGAGGTCGGACTTGAGGATGGCCTTTTCCACGTCGTTGAAGGCCTTGCGGTCCCAGGGCGCGATGGTGATGGTGCGGCTGTCCGGGGTGGACACCGAGGCCATCTGGTCCAGAGGCGTCGGGGTGTCGTAGTAGTTCACGCGGATACCGTCGAGCAGCGACGTGGAGGCCCGTCCGGTACGCAGACGCGAAAATTCCTTATCCAGCGAAGCCAAGGCCTTTTGCATCCGGTCTTCGGCGTCCTTGAGCACTGCCTGCATGTTATTCCTCTCCTTTGACCACCGTGCCGACGGGCTCACCGACCAGCACCCGCTTGAGGTTGCCCGGCGTGAACATGTTGAAGACCACGATGGGCAGCTTGTTGTCCATGGCCAGGCTTATCGCCGTGCTATCCATGACGCGCAACCGTTTTTCCAGCACGTCCATGTAGGTCAGGGTATCGAACTTGACGGCGTCGGGGTGTTTGACCGGGTCCTTGTCGTAGACGCCGTCGACTTTCGTTCCCTTGAGGATAGCCTCGGTTTTGAGCTCCATGGCCCGAAGCGCCGCGGCAGTGTCCGTGGTGAAGTACGGATTGCCGGTGCCGGCGGCGCAGATGACCACCCGGCCCTTCTCCAAGTGCCGCAGGGCCCGGCGACGGATGTAGGGCTCGCAGACCTCGCGCATGGTGATGGCCGACATGACGCGGGTGGACAGTCCCTGCTTCTCCAGGCCTTCCTGCACGGCCAGGGCGTTTAAGACAGTGGCCAGCATGCCCATGTAGTCCGCCGAGGCCCTGTCCATGCCGGCGGCCTGCTCGGAGACGCCGCGAAAAATGTTGCCGCCGCCGATGACCAGGGAGATCCTGGCTCCGGCCTCGGCCGCCCAGGCGATCTCCTGGCAGAAGTTGGTGATGGTCTGGTTGTCGATCCCGAAGGGGCGACCACCGGCCAGCGCCTCGCCGCTTATCTTTAGCAAAACCTGGGAAAACCGCAAATTCGACATGGCGCCCCCTTGCTGGCTGCGGAAAGTGTGGGGGGAGGCCCTGGCGTCCTGGCCTCCCCGGGAACGGATTGCAAAAAAAACGGGCCTTACGGCCCGTTGTAACCTCGATGCGCGTCGACCTAGGCGGCGTCCTCGCCCAGGGCCATGCGGCAAAATCGCCCGATCTGGACGTTTTCGCCAAGTACGCCGATCAGCTCGTTGAGCAGATCCTTGATGGCGACCTTGTCGTCCTTGATGAAAGGCTGCTCAAGCAGGCAGACTTCCTTGTAATACTTCTTCATGCGCCCTTCGACGATCTTCTCGGCGATGGCTTCGGGCTTGCCCTCTTCCATGGCCTGATGCTTGTAGATTTCCTTTTCCTTGGCCAGAAGCTCGGCCGGCACTTCCTCGGGGCAGAGGCAGACCGGATTGGCGGCGGCGATCTGCATGGCCACGTTCTTCGCGAACTCCTGGAAGCGCTCGGAGCGGGCCACGAAGTCGGTCTCGCACTTGATCTCGACCATGACGCCGAGCTTGCCGTTGGAGTGGATATAGGAACCGATCGCGCCCTCGGAAGTGGCGCGGCCGGCGCGCTTCTGGGCCTTGGCCAGGCCTTTCTCGCGCAGCCAGGCGACGGCTTTTTCCTCGTCGCCGGAGCACTCGCCCAGGGCTTTCTTGCAATCCATCATGCCCGCGCCGGTTTTGTCACGCAGGGCTTTCACGGAGCTGGCGGTAATATCGGCCATGAATCGGTCCTCCTACTCGGCGGTGGTTGCGGATTCGGTTGACGCCGCGGGAGCGGCGGCAGCGGGCTCGGCGGCAGGGGCGACAGCGGCCTCGGCTTCGAGTTCAGGCTTCTCGTCCTTGTCCGGGACCGGCTCGTCGTCCTTATCCTTGTTCTGGGCCGCGCCTTCAAGGCAGGCTTCGGCCACGCTGGAGGCAAAAAGCTTGATGGCGCGGATGGCGTCGTCGTTGCCGGGGATCACGTAGTCGATGACGTCGGGGTCGCAGTTGGAGTCCACCACGGCCACGATGGGGATGCCGAGCTTGCGGCATTCCTGGACGGCGATCTCTTCGCGCTTGGGGTCGATGATAAAGGCCACCTGGGGCAGCTTCTCCATGTCCTTGATGCCGCCGAGGTTGGCGTTGAGCTTGCCCACCTCGCGGCTCATCATCACGATTTCCTTTTTCGGAAAGCGCTTGATGGTGCCGTCCCCGAACATGCGTTCCAGGTTTTTCAGGCGATCGATGCTCTTCTTTATGGTCTGGAAGTTGGTGAGCATGCCGCCCATCCAACGGTTGGTGACGAAGAACTGGCCGGCGCGCTCGGCTTCCTTTTTCACGGATTCCTGGGCCTGGCGCTTGGTGCCGACGAAAACGACCTTGCCGCCGCCGGCAACGACGCCGGCCACGAAGTCGTGGGCCTTCTGGTACAGGCGCACGGTCTGCTGCAGGTCGATGATATGGATGCCGTTTCTGGCCCCGAAAATGAACGGGCGCATCTTGGGGTTCCAACGGCGGGTCTGGTGTCCGAAGTGGACGCCGGTCTCCAGAAGCTGCTTCATGGTTACGTAAGGCATGAGGACTCCTTGGGTTTTCCCTCCGCTTCGCCGGGGAGCGACCGGACCGTCCGGCACCCAGGGAAAAGGCGAAGCGTGCGTGTTTGGTGAACGGGAGTTTGTAGTCATCTTCCCGAAAAAAGGCAAGCCCCCGGCTCCCGGAAATTTCCGGACGCCAGCAGGGCTATTGCAGCGGCGCGAGCTCTTCTTCGGACCTGGCCGCGTTGATGAGCACCCCCACCGCGTCGATCTCCACCCGGACCTCGTCGCCCGGGGCAAGCCGTCCGCCGCCGGCCGGGGAGCCGGTCAGGACCACGTCGCCGGGGAGCAGCGTCATGATGGTGGAGATGAAGCTGACCAGCTCATACGGGGAGAGCACCATGTCGTCGGTCGAGGATTCCTGGGTCACGGCGCCGTTGACCGTGGTGCGCAGCCACAGCGCCGTGGGGTCGGCCACGGCGGTCTCGATCCACGGCCCGATGGGGGCGAAGGTGTCGAAGCCCTTGGCCCGGCCGAGCGGTTCATCCGGGGCCAGGAAATCGCCGGCCGTGACGTCGTTGGCGCAGCTGTAGCCGAAAAGATGGCGCGGCACGTCCTCGGGCGCGACGTTGCGGCAGCCCCGGCCAAGGACCAGGGCCAGCTCCCCCCAGGCCTCCACCCGGGTGGTGGCGCGGGGCAGCATGATGGACTGGCCGTTGCCGATGACGGCCGAGGGGGGCTTGAAAAAAAGCATGGGCGCGTCGGCCGGCCCG
Proteins encoded in this window:
- a CDS encoding response regulator translates to MTPHGRSSDPDGGQGLHLALSDRTPRRESEEALRLADLILETSPAFLLRYPVSDGEPGPLEYVSANIARLGFSREKLLSGTVLPRELVHPGDLPRVEATLRENAAAGNDACILDYRLRTRDGQTRHVTDHVRLLRDAAGRVNAAQSLVLDVTDSTLARQDLETVLDSAPIPIVKVRVAAGGDRILEYQNPAAARLFGKDALGKSCKGFLCNKETCPALSADSGVVRDRECAIATLRGERIMYKTAHKLPDDSCIIEAMVDVTELMRTRQNLTRAMEAAEAANKAKSEFLATMSHEIRTPINGIMGMTELALQTDLTGEQREYLDLARQSALSLLDIVNDILDFSRIEAGRMELAATPFSPRRILGRCLRLFDSLAARHGNTLSLSVHPDVPETVIGDAGRLGQVVANLVSNGLKFTKNGDVRLCVEPGETTDAPSAEDHIPLRFSVSDTGIGIPAAKQERIFEPFTQLDGSLTRDVGGTGLGLSICNSLVALMGGRLWLTSRPGKGSTFYFTALCGKKVGASRPRPVAPAARPPLPPLSILLVEDNCINQLVAKRLLERRGHGVTAVDSGRAALVLLAETDFDCVLMDVEMPGLNGLETLTRLRDPSLYGERADTPVVALTAHAVKGYREQILKAGFDDYVSKPIDMRQLEAALRRALAKPRRPGDGPAA
- a CDS encoding response regulator transcription factor: MRVLIVEDDLEAAAYMIKGLKESGYVADHVADGREALYRVAGETYDALVVDRMLPGVDGLTIVRTMRTAGNHTPVLILSALGDVDDRVKGLKAGGDDYLVKPYAFAELLARLEALLRRGRSEAPDTTLKIADLEMDLVARTVRRAGKPIELKPKEFALLEYLMRHAGHVVTRTMLLENVWDYSFDPQTNVIDVHISRLRQKIDKGHDKPLLSTIRGAGYSLRDPN
- a CDS encoding HAMP domain-containing histidine kinase; the encoded protein is MIPTKLLRSSTLRLSIIHMAAFGLSVLVLLGFIYTSTAGFMERQTDETINAEIQGLAEQYSQLGLTGLIRVIKSRVAKDKAGSSVYLLTDWKFNPLAGNLADWPKFKDTGSGWFDATLEDTENFEPRRVRMRYFLLPGNFHLIVGRDVSERIKVERLIMDALIWGLGITVVLGGLGGLLTSRWTLKRIDVINKASREIMRGELNRRIPTRGAGDEFDRLAENLNAMLDQISKLMDGVKQVSNNIAHDLRGPLNRIRSGLEMSLTRPVDDPEHYRTVLRQTISEIDNLLMTFNALLTIAQAESGTRRQDFTTVDLTSLAADVAELYEPLAEEKGLAFSVALAPDVSVPGNRHLLSQTLANLLDNAVKYTPDGGAITVTLTATPNGPELTVADTGPGIPAEYRDLVLERFARLESSRNTPGSGLGLSLVAAAAGLHQAALRLEDNHPGLRVTLAFPRPRA
- the uppS gene encoding di-trans,poly-cis-decaprenylcistransferase — encoded protein: MSLPRHVAIIMDGNGRWATMRGLPRSEGHRAGTEAARGIVTRCRELGIGHLTLYTFSKENWGRPADEVKFLFDLLVRFLTRELDTLVKQSIRFKVLGEMDALPLATRKVLGHVIAKTAHCTEMTLNLALNYSGRDEILRACRSLMRQGLAPGDLTEERLSAELYTAGQPDPDLIIRTSGEKRLSGYLLWQSTYSEFAFPDTLWPDFTPDHLDAAISDYQHRSRRFGLTGDQITE
- the frr gene encoding ribosome recycling factor; this encodes MQAVLKDAEDRMQKALASLDKEFSRLRTGRASTSLLDGIRVNYYDTPTPLDQMASVSTPDSRTITIAPWDRKAFNDVEKAILKSDLGLTPVNDGKIIRIVIPPLTEDRRKELAKVAKKYSEEAKVAIRNIRRDANDVLKKKKNDKAISEDDQRKGQEDIQKLTDAYIAKADDALAKKEKEIMEI
- the pyrH gene encoding UMP kinase, with translation MSNLRFSQVLLKISGEALAGGRPFGIDNQTITNFCQEIAWAAEAGARISLVIGGGNIFRGVSEQAAGMDRASADYMGMLATVLNALAVQEGLEKQGLSTRVMSAITMREVCEPYIRRRALRHLEKGRVVICAAGTGNPYFTTDTAAALRAMELKTEAILKGTKVDGVYDKDPVKHPDAVKFDTLTYMDVLEKRLRVMDSTAISLAMDNKLPIVVFNMFTPGNLKRVLVGEPVGTVVKGEE
- the tsf gene encoding translation elongation factor Ts — protein: MADITASSVKALRDKTGAGMMDCKKALGECSGDEEKAVAWLREKGLAKAQKRAGRATSEGAIGSYIHSNGKLGVMVEIKCETDFVARSERFQEFAKNVAMQIAAANPVCLCPEEVPAELLAKEKEIYKHQAMEEGKPEAIAEKIVEGRMKKYYKEVCLLEQPFIKDDKVAIKDLLNELIGVLGENVQIGRFCRMALGEDAA
- the rpsB gene encoding 30S ribosomal protein S2; translated protein: MPYVTMKQLLETGVHFGHQTRRWNPKMRPFIFGARNGIHIIDLQQTVRLYQKAHDFVAGVVAGGGKVVFVGTKRQAQESVKKEAERAGQFFVTNRWMGGMLTNFQTIKKSIDRLKNLERMFGDGTIKRFPKKEIVMMSREVGKLNANLGGIKDMEKLPQVAFIIDPKREEIAVQECRKLGIPIVAVVDSNCDPDVIDYVIPGNDDAIRAIKLFASSVAEACLEGAAQNKDKDDEPVPDKDEKPELEAEAAVAPAAEPAAAAPAASTESATTAE
- a CDS encoding fumarylacetoacetate hydrolase family protein; translation: MKVLRVRRGNTTFYAQLLLEERAVKCLDRTLGLPEVLPLTDVSVLAPVAPSKVVCAQGNFRSRLHEIGRGPADAPMLFFKPPSAVIGNGQSIMLPRATTRVEAWGELALVLGRGCRNVAPEDVPRHLFGYSCANDVTAGDFLAPDEPLGRAKGFDTFAPIGPWIETAVADPTALWLRTTVNGAVTQESSTDDMVLSPYELVSFISTIMTLLPGDVVLTGSPAGGGRLAPGDEVRVEIDAVGVLINAARSEEELAPLQ